From Girardinichthys multiradiatus isolate DD_20200921_A chromosome 13, DD_fGirMul_XY1, whole genome shotgun sequence:
ATGGAATAcatgaaataacagaaaataacttgCGCAAATGCATGGATTACAAAGCAAAAAGTGATACAAAACACACATCAATTTAATATTGACAGCATTGTCCAAACATCTATAGGCAGATTAGGTTGCCTTCAAATCAATTAAATATGCATGGTCACTGAAATTTGACCATTGTCACAAACATTTGGATGCCAAAGTAATTTCATAGTGATATGCATAATTGATATCTGAGAAATCTGCACAAAGAACTCTTTGATAAAAGCACATGAGAGAGGACGTAGGACATTCTCCAGTCTTGGGGTTAGTTAGCattgcaaaataaaagcactcaACCGGTGATGGTCATAATAAATTCTTCATGTGATCATGTGACCACCAAGAAACATAATATCCAGTGCCCTGTTCATAAAAGACACAAACTGGATATACAGTAGACGCTAGGCTATAACCTTACCTTTGGCTCTGTTAATAGTAACTGTGTGTTGAAAGGTGCAAGGTCTGACTTTCTCCTGGGGGACAGCTGCTTGCCTCATGCCTGCCTTGGCAGCGCTAGCCCAGGACCTGGCATTAACACCCACACCATCTGTACCTGCAACTGCAATATGCACAGCAAGGGAGTACGGATTAGTGCTTCAGCCATTTCACATGTACGCTGTCTTTTCTCACCTGTGTTGTGTTAAGTGTGATGCAGAGGGTAGGCTTAAAGGAACTATGTTCCTTTTCCTCTGCAAAGGAATTTTTCAGCAGCCGAGCCCTCGGGGTTTCAACAAAATGCTATTGAGTCAACAGAGCTATACTATCAGCGAATAAACTATCATATCAACACTGACTATAAACTGCTGGAGGTGTGTTGGGAGTATATCAAATCCTCATTTATTGGGCAGAGCAGAGTAGCCTTGAGCCAAAGTTGTACACCTGTTAAGAAGCAGAAGGGAAATCAAATGAAGCTAAATATAATGGAATGGGATTCATAGATAGTAGGAGGTGTAGGAGATGATGTTTGCCCAATACAAGGCACACATCTCACCACAATTATCACCGTGTTCTTGAGTTGATGCTGGCACTTTTTTAATCGACATCTACTGCTCTGTTCTGCACCAGCTGAAGTTTGGAAGGCTCAGTGTGTAATTTAGTTTGCCCCTGCACAATAATCCCCTCATTATGAAAACTTTTTCCTACTGAGTGATCCGACTTTGGAAGCATTCCACTGCAACACAATGCAGAGTCACAGTGTTAACACCTACATAAGAGAGATTTGGAGTTTCTGCATGTGCATAGATGTGTATGTGGGCAGTTGGGTGGGATGGTCGGGAAATATGAATATCAAAATGCCCTGCTGAGTGATTTGAAAAGTAATTTTGCATTGGCTGTTTTGGGTTTGAAGATGTCCTGGTTCTCAAGTGTTCAGTTTTAAAGTTAAACAGCTGAACATTGCAGAATTAGACCACCAAACATTTGATTTAATAAGATCTATAATTGCTATAACAACTTTTCCAGAAAGAAAGCTCAAACTAATATTTAACACTCTAAATATTAGAGTGCATTAGACAGTTttagctcttgatttaccaggCAGTCTTCGTTTGTACCCTCAACTATGGGTATGTACTTTGAGTCATGACCGAGCTTCCTTCGCAGGGTGGCGAGGCACTCCCTTAAagaagctcggccatctgggaagAGCTTGGAgtggagccgctgctcctccacatcaagacgACTCAGTTaaggtggctcggacatctcTTTCGGATGCCTccctgggaggtgttccaggcatgttgCAACGGGAAGAGCCCCAAGGGACAGCCCTCGACCTGCTGGAGGGTcaatgtctctcggctggcctaggaATGACTTGGGCCTcctccagaggagctggagaaggtaTCTGGGGAGTTCTAAGTCTAGCCATATCTGCTTAGCATGCTGCCCCTGCAACCCGGTTCCGGATAATTGGacgacgacgagtacaagtacgagtacgttTTAGCTATTCACAACATGGCCACTCTACAAACACTGGCAACATATCTCCTATGGCCAACTTTCTGTGAGGTAAACATTACTTGCTAATTTCAGTATCACCAGTATTAAAAAACTACAGAACACACTCGCAATATCCTCTGCCTACATGGTTGCCATAGGACAAAAACAATAGATGgatcacaaaaaaacacaagtagTGGCTAATGACAGTTTTAAATTGCTACTTTTCTAACTTTCCACGGAAGCTAGATGAGCTCCAGTGCTATGCTAATTTCTATTTAATGAAGAAAGCAGGCAAGATTAGGTTTTAACTGTGTTTCTTTCTATCTGACCTCCATCGTAAGAGTGAAAgagaatttaacatttttgtttgcacTTCTACTATTTTTGTTGCAAAttgaataaagttaattttagGTTAAATGCTCCTCCAGCAACTCCCATCCATGTTCCAACAGTCCGGCAGTAATCCAACATCCAAAAGAGTGAGATTTAATAAAGGAATAAAAACCTATTTAAGCTGCCTCTGGGCTTGTGGCGCACTATGTTACTGCTCTAGTCCATAGGTTGCATACCTCGAAGGATGTTAAGAagcaaagtttctttttttttgtttggtgttttttgtgCAAACTGCTCAGGGCAAATGTAGCTAAATTTGCAGGCCCAAATAACTAAATTCACAAACGTTGCAGGATTCATTGGAAAGATATTTGACATTAACAACTGCTTGTCATATTTTGATATTTGGCATATTTATTATGACAGTACGTTTGAGCCCAGTACTAACTTTTAAAAGAGAAGAATAAGGCTGATAGCAAGGTTGATTTATTAAGCTCATGATGTCCATACAATTAGTCTTTGAGTATGCCAGGCTGAGAATGATCCAAATGGTGCAGCTTTCAAACCAAGGGTTGAACAAGCATGCATTTGAAATAGcaattaaaaacacaatgagCCTCGAACTAgaccttcaaaggatgcagtccAAGATCAGGACACAGATTATGACTCAACCAGGAGGGAAACATCGGGAAGAGATAGACATAAGGTTTAGCTGCATCTTCCATCTGATTAAATTACTAATAATTAGGCAGTTCTTTAACTTTCTAAACAATACTCAAATAAACAGAACTAATTGGAGATCTAAAAGCATACTTTTAAGAGATGTCAGTGTAAAAACAATGTAagcagctaaataaaaaaattaaattacagcTTTCCAGTCATTTTCTTACATTAAACCTAAGAAAGCTGTACTATTTTTTGATTAGTGTACCTATATAGTCTTTTTTATTCAATTACTCTCACTGTgtctatatatttatataaatctgTACATACATTCATATATAAAATAAGCCTAACTGCCAGACAGACACATGGCAGATTTATTACCTGTAGGAGGCAGCAGGTTGTTGGCCTTCATTTTCTCACAGCTAACTCTTGGGGATTTGAACTCGCTGACCAAGCCAAATGTTTCAAGGTCCAGTGCTGATTTTTGATCTCCTGAACAGATGGAGAAGACCTCATGGGGCACAGTTTCCACTCTCCTCTTGTGGGAAACCACACTGTCTTGGTGATGATTTGGTGAGAGGGTAAGACCTCTTTTTGCCTCTGCAGTTCTGGTCCTGGGATTCCCATGACACACTTCACCCAGTGATAAAGGGTTCTCTGAGGGCTGGAGAGCCGGAAAGTCAGCCAATAGGTCATAGGCCCTCGGCTCTACCAGAAATGTGTCAGTTGTGGAGTTTGTATGGAGCTCCTTGCCTTGGATTGGAGCCTGCACCAGGGCACTCATCCCACTCGCCAAAGTGGCAGTGAGGGCATGGTGTGGGTGGAATGAGAAGGGAGTCTCCCACTGGCTGTGCACCTTCCTCGAGGTTGAAAGCTTAGTGGGACAAGATGGAATGCCAGCCTTGTTGGTAGGGAGCTGAGGAAAGTCTGTCTCTGTGTTAAATAGGAAACCCCGCTCCCTGTCAGAACTGCTCCTTTCTGAAAATTgtgggatttctttttttcccacatAATTTATGTCAATCTCTGCAAAGGTCTCGTTGCTATCAGAAGAATAAATTTGTACCCCGAGTAGAGTGACAGAATTATCACCATTGCTAGAATTAGTGTCAAAGAGGCTTTTTGTATCTTTCTCATATTCGCTTTGACATGAATCCTGGTGTAGTTCAGCAGGAAAAGGTGAGGCAGGTTCTTCAGTATTCCTTTTATGTTCAGCACTAGTTTGAGGAACCCACAACTTCTTGACCGGTTTTCTTCCACTCTTGAGAttttcttttacacattttacctGACATTACAGACACATTGAAATAATAATGATTACTGGTCTGATTATTGGTTTGATATTGTTTAAGTAAAATGCATATACTGCTTGATCAGATTATAGCCAACACGTGAATCTAAACaactttctgttgtttttttttactcatccTTTTCTGGGTTCCTCTCCGTGTCCATTGAGGTGTTCATTACCTGTGCAGGTTTCGCAACATGGAGACGTCTGCAGCCTGAGATATAGGGGCAAGAAAGATTGAACTCAATGTGGTGTTGTCTCTTGCCCATCTCGTGCTGGTTTCTCGAAACCAAatactttgtctttttttctccctcatcacccctgaacaaaaaaaaaaatacacagacaTATGATTTTCTGGGGCACACACACTTTACattgcctttcaaaagtattcataacgcttaaatattttcacagtttgtcatgttacagccagGGTATGTTGTAGGGATGTGATTGAGTGACAGAATGTATGTCTATAAAATAGAAAGAAAGTGATacattgtttcaaacatttttaaaaagataaaaactttGGTTTGTATTTGTATATAGGCCACTGAATTGATATGTTGTATCAAAGCTGCAAGTCCTTTGGGGTATGGACTTTGGGCTATTCTGACACATGGATATAGGTTGATCCAAACAATTGTGCTTCCGCTTGGGCTGTATTTTAAGGAATGCTGACCTGCTGCTGGAAGATGAGCTTCTACTCCAGTCTTAAATCCTTTGTAGcctctaaaatattttcttttatgatTGCCCAGTAGTTATCAccattcatcatccaatcaACTCTGGCCAGTTTCCATGTCCTTGCTTaagaaaagtatccccaaagcgtgatgctgccaacaccatgtttcatcgTGGCCACAGTATCTTTAGTGCAATTtgcagtattagttttccaccactcTGACTTGGTCTCATCTAATCAGAGAACGTGTGCACATTTGCTGTGtaccctacatggcttgtggcaacaGGCTAATACTTCTTTGGTAACTCTTTTTTCACTATTATGGGATAAAGGTCAGACATAGGCTTaaatttccatccatccatccatccatccatccatccatccatccatccatccatccatccatccatccaatttaattcatttcaaaaatactttattaatcccaaaggcaaattaaatgttgttgtagctcattatgaaggtttcttcaaagagccgttgtagaagctgatggttgtgggcagaaaggatctcctgtagcgctctgtctcacagtagatctgaagaagcctctgactgaagacacctctgttgttgtaggacagtcacatgaagaggatgctcagggttctccataatgttcttcattttatgaataatccttctttgcacaatgatctccagaggttccagagaagcccccagaacagagccagccttctttatcaacttgttgagcttttttaagtccctggctctgatgcagcttccccagcagatgatggcagaatagatcacactttccacaacagacttatagaagatatgcagcatcttgctgcaaacaccgaaggaCCAAAAAagactatccatccatccatccatccatccattcattatggtaataaaaatcttaaactaATGATCCAGTTCAATTTTAGCCAATGCAAAAGTGACAAATCAATctctaaatatttaaagatgCAACCTTTTATATGGAAATTACAAACATAcatagttttaaatgttttgacacATTTAATACTTTTTAGCATTGTTTCTTCAGTTcttggtaaaacaaataatCAAATAGACCTTGATATGCAACATGTACTGGTTATGCATTCTAGTCTGAAAGGATGCGTCcattttattgcataaaatcccaaggAAGACATATAAAATACAGAATAATTTACTTTGACATTATCCTCAGGTCGCATATTCTACTGAGATGTACAAGAATTAATTTTCATAATTAAGGTTAGTGAGAACCATTGAGGGCCTCCACTAGTTTCCAGGGTAGCAAATGAAATGAAAGCACCCCATAGGAACAAAAGGATGCAGCCGCAACAACATCATTTAGTAAGATTTATTGAGCCCTGAAGAGAAATATAAAAGCCTAATGTAtggcttgaaaaaaaaaaaaaagttacccTAAAAGGAATTGCTGATGTAatatggacacacacacacacacacacacacactaccacATATGACTAGAAATACAGGAAAATATAGGGCAATGAAACAGTGTttatacctcttgaactttcaAGTATTAAGCTCATATATGTAACACCTTTAAATAGGAACTTCttcaataaaaacagtttttttaaacattgatgaacaaagagcatcatgaagaccagacAGATCAAGGATAAAGTTTACAGTAGGATTATGCTATCCCAAGCCTTAGATGTATTGAAAAACCCACAAAGGGAAATACTTTGGTACCTCTGCAAACCTATCAAGAGATTGCCATCTACCTAAACTTGCAGGTCAGGCAAGGCTAGCAATAGTAGCAAAACCAGCAAAGAGACCTAtcataactctgaaggagcagAAGAGATCCAAAGCTCATGTGGGAGAATTTGTTTAAAGGAGCAACTATTAAtcatgcactctacaaatctggcctttatgagtgaagaaaaaagccattattaaaagaaagctaTACGaaatcccatttgcagttttctACAAGTAGACATTgcaagcatgtggaagaaggtgcttttgTCAGAAAGACTTAAATTGAGCTTCTTGGCTTACATACAACATGCTATgtatggaggaaaactaacactggacATCACACTAAACACACCGTCCCCACACTGAAACATGCTGCTGGTAGCACtgtgctgtgggaatgcttttcttcagcagggactggTGAGCTGGTCAGAGATTACAGgaagatggagggagcaaaaTACACAGCAAtgttggaagaaaatctgttagaggctgcaacatCAGACTGGGagagaggttcaccttccagcaggacaacaacattAAACCTGCCAATTGCCAGAGCAACAACGGATCAGATCATGTGTTAGAATTGTCCAGTCAAATTCAAGACCTAAATTTGTTCCACTTTAACTGAGCTTGAATTATTCAGCAAAGAAAGGCAAAAAACGTCTATAGTGTTAAAAGCTATCTTTTACCCAGCATTTGTAAATGCAGCTAAATGTGGTTTTACAATTATTGACTtatggggctaaatacaaatgcagaccactcttttaaggtttttattactttttccttttatcaaaaaaaaaataattgcacTACACATtgtttggtctgtcacataaaaccatAGCAGAAAACACTGTAGTTCGcagttgtaacttgacaaaatgggaaaaacataaAGGGGTGTTAATACTTCTGTAAAGCACCATCTCTCAATTCCCAATTCAGCCTTACCCATAATTCAGCTGGCAGTTAGAGAGGATACCGACCATATCCAGTGGCCTCTGTGATGAACTTTCACCTTTGCCCTCTAGATGGGCGGTTTTGCTCCAAATAATTTCGCAGACCATATCAAAATCATCTCTGGGCGCGTTTGGATGAATCCATGTGCGGCGCGGAAACGGAGCGAGTGCGCTGAAGCGTGAATTGGGAATAAGTGGCTTCCAAGGATCTTCTatcatcgttttttttttttttttttttttttttttctgggaatCTTACTTTTGTTAAACCTTAAGTTGTTTGTTTCTATTCTGAGCTGGTATGTTGAAAAGGAAACGGTACACCTGGCGCGTTCTTGCTGCCATGGAAACGATATGCAATTCTGGAATCATAACAGCAACAGATGGTAATTCTCTCAAGTTAATTCCATTGAGTTCAAAAATacttgtactgtatgtcaaaGTGAACACTAGCAATGTAGTGTTGAACTGAGTTTGCATGCGTTGGCATATTGGATTTGACCAGGAGCGCCCTAAGTAAAATCTCTTCATGTTAAGCAATGTCATGTATGCTGCAaactgcaaactccatgcaacaCGCTCAAAGCAAAACAGTCGTTGGAAACCTTTCACTTGAATAAGAGCTATGATCGACATCAGATGCAGTTCGTTGAAAAAAAAGGACATTCCAGCAACGCATTTCCACGCTTGTCGAGAACTAATTATAATCGTTATGTGCAAAAGTAGAGATGAAATTCAAATATCCTGAGAGGGGGGTCATACTTCCGGCCAGTTAAGCATCAGTTTCACGTGTAATAAGCAGAATGTGAACATATTAAGTTAAACTGCCGGGCAATCCAATGATTGGTCTTAACTTATGGACACAATGGCTCCCAAGTCACGCATTAACAAACcagaagaaaaatgtaatgttttatatcattataattactactactactactactattattattattattattattattattattattattgttatttaataTACAACGAGTAGAGCATCATCAGTGACTTAATTCCAAACATTTTCTGGAGTGCGGGCATGCGATCTAAAAGGAGAGGACACCATGGAGTTGgtaagagagaaagagagggaaaGAGGCGGGTGGGCAGACGCTGAGGAGAGATAGAGGCACACAGAGTGGAGAGCAGGTCTGCAGTCTGAATCTTGGAGTCGCGAAGACCCGAGACGAAGCTTCGTGGCTGCTCGCTGCGTTAGATGCTGGGATTACCACAGACAGACCTGCCGCATCATCCGATCACTGACTGTACACGCTCCGAGGCTGGGGTCGAAAACTTCCCCAAACGGCCGAGGAAAGAGATCCTATTTCGGATCCTTGGATACCATCTCTTGACGGGTGCTTTATGAATCTCTGTCTAATGGCGAGCTGAAACGTGGATTTATTGGAAGTAAAATCGACCAAAAAcataggaacaaaacaaactgaggGAGAAATCTGTTGGATTTGGAACATCTGTTACGTTTGTGGAAAGGAGAAGAGATTCtcgtcattttatttattaatttttgggTGGTGGGTAATTCACTGGCCAATtgtctcccccccccccccacggtttgtcttttaggtgtgaagTCTATCTTATCAGAGAGAGACTCTGAACCCCTTTGGTCCTCCGCATGACATGGTTCAGCCCAGCTGTGAGATCCGAGCCTCCTCCATGCATTGGGATTTTTCTCAGCTCCGACACCGAGTGAATCTCCCTTTTCTGAGCATCTGAGAACTCATCGTGCctggcaggaaaaaaaaaaaaaagaaagccccTGCCATGACCACCACTTCAAATCGGCACGGAGCACCGGGACTTGTAAGGAGAGCGGAATCCGTAAGGAGAAGGGGAGATGATGGCATTGGGATTTTAGCTCTAATGAAAGCAGGAAATCAGGCGCGCTGTTATTGGACCCAGGTGCTGCTCTTCTACATGGGATTGCTGATGCTGGTCGCCACAGTTGAGGGtaagtcccccccccccccctcgaTCTTTACAGctgaagatgtgtaaaaaaatgcAGCAGGCTTTACCCCCACACACTCCACCGCCCACGCTTTCCTCCACCTCATCGGTCCTTGACTGAATGCAAATCAGCATCAGCAACCCGAACGCACAGAACTGCATTTTAGGGATCTGTCTCGGTGTGATGTCGATGTTCAACCACATAAAGTTCTGAAAAAGCTGGCAGATTGAGGGTGGCTATTTTGGTGGCAGCAGATCTTCAGGAGCCATCCTTG
This genomic window contains:
- the LOC124878852 gene encoding uncharacterized protein LOC124878852 isoform X2 — protein: MIEDPWKPLIPNSRFSALAPFPRRTWIHPNAPRDDFDMVCEIIWSKTAHLEGKGESSSQRPLDMVGILSNCQLNYGGDEGEKKTKYLVSRNQHEMGKRQHHIEFNLSCPYISGCRRLHVAKPAQVKCVKENLKSGRKPVKKLWVPQTSAEHKRNTEEPASPFPAELHQDSCQSEYEKDTKSLFDTNSSNGDNSVTLLGVQIYSSDSNETFAEIDINYVGKKEIPQFSERSSSDRERGFLFNTETDFPQLPTNKAGIPSCPTKLSTSRKVHSQWETPFSFHPHHALTATLASGMSALVQAPIQGKELHTNSTTDTFLVEPRAYDLLADFPALQPSENPLSLGEVCHGNPRTRTAEAKRGLTLSPNHHQDSVVSHKRRVETVPHEVFSICSGDQKSALDLETFGLVSEFKSPRVSCEKMKANNLLPPTVAGTDGVGVNARSWASAAKAGMRQAAVPQEKVRPCTFQHTVTINRAKGILG
- the LOC124878852 gene encoding uncharacterized protein LOC124878852 isoform X1, with product MIEDPWKPLIPNSRFSALAPFPRRTWIHPNAPRDDFDMVCEIIWSKTAHLEGKGESSSQRPLDMVGILSNCQLNYGGDEGEKKTKYLVSRNQHEMGKRQHHIEFNLSCPYISGCRRLHVAKPAQVKCVKENLKSGRKPVKKLWVPQTSAEHKRNTEEPASPFPAELHQDSCQSEYEKDTKSLFDTNSSNGDNSVTLLGVQIYSSDSNETFAEIDINYVGKKEIPQFSERSSSDRERGFLFNTETDFPQLPTNKAGIPSCPTKLSTSRKVHSQWETPFSFHPHHALTATLASGMSALVQAPIQGKELHTNSTTDTFLVEPRAYDLLADFPALQPSENPLSLGEVCHGNPRTRTAEAKRGLTLSPNHHQDSVVSHKRRVETVPHEVFSICSGDQKSALDLETFGLVSEFKSPRVSCEKMKANNLLPPTVAGTDGVGVNARSWASAAKAGMRQAAVPQEKVRPCTFQHTVTINRAKGKRSICQ
- the LOC124878852 gene encoding uncharacterized protein LOC124878852 isoform X3, whose translation is MIEDPWKPLIPNSRFSALAPFPRRTWIHPNAPRDDFDMVCEIIWSKTAHLEGKGESSSQRPLDMVGILSNCQLNYGGDEGEKKTKYLVSRNQHEMGKRQHHIEFNLSCPYISGCRRLHVAKPAQVKCVKENLKSGRKPVKKLWVPQTSAEHKRNTEEPASPFPAELHQDSCQSEYEKDTKSLFDTNSSNGDNSVTLLGVQIYSSDSNETFAEIDINYVGKKEIPQFSERSSSDRERGFLFNTETDFPQLPTNKAGIPSCPTKLSTSRKVHSQWETPFSFHPHHALTATLASGMSALVQAPIQGKELHTNSTTDTFLVEPRAYDLLADFPALQPSENPLSLGEVCHGNPRTRTAEAKRGLTLSPNHHQDSVVSHKRRVETVPHEVFSICSGDQKSALDLETFGLVSEFKSPRVSCEKMKANNLLPPTGVQLWLKATLLCPINEDLIYSQHTSSSLYCRYRWCGC
- the LOC124878852 gene encoding uncharacterized protein LOC124878852 isoform X4; the protein is MIEDPWKPLIPNSRFSALAPFPRRTWIHPNAPRDDFDMVCEIIWSKTAHLEGKGESSSQRPLDMVGILSNCQLNYGGDEGEKKTKYLVSRNQHEMGKRQHHIEFNLSCPYISGCRRLHVAKPAQVKCVKENLKSGRKPVKKLWVPQTSAEHKRNTEEPASPFPAELHQDSCQSEYEKDTKSLFDTNSSNGDNSVTLLGVQIYSSDSNETFAEIDINYVGKKEIPQFSERSSSDRERGFLFNTETDFPQLPTNKAGIPSCPTKLSTSRKVHSQWETPFSFHPHHALTATLASGMSALVQAPIQGKELHTNSTTDTFLVEPRAYDLLADFPALQPSENPLSLGEVCHGNPRTRTAEAKRGLTLSPNHHQDSVVSHKRRVETVPHEVFSICSGDQKSALDLETFGLVSEFKSPRVSCEKMKANNLLPPTGVQLWLKATLLCPINEDLIYSQHTSSSL